The window CTACCCGTGAAGATATCACCGGGGTCTATACCATGGCTCATGAGCTGGGACTGAAGGGAATTACCATTTACCGGGACAGGAGCCGTGAAGCACAACCGCTAAGTACCGGCCAGGCGGAGAAGAAAGCGGAAGCGGCCGGTATCGCTCCCCGCAAGAGATCAAAGGTGACCTCAGGGGTTACCGAGAGGGTGACCACCGGATGCGGCTATATCTATGTAACCGTGAACTCCGATGAGCAGGGTATCTGTGAGGTCTTCTCTACCCTGGGCAAAGCCGGTGGTTGCGCTTCAGCTCAGCTTGAGGCAAGCTGCCGTCTCATTTCCCTGGCGCTAAGAGCCGGAGTAGATGTTACCAAGGTGGTCAAGCAACTCCGTGGTATCCGCTGTCCGTCCATCGCCTGGGAAGAGGGTAAAGCGGTGCTCTCCTGCGCGGATGCTATCGCCAGTGTCCTGGAGAAGCATATACGGGAGGACGCCGGCGATAATGGTGATCCGCAGGGCAATACCGGAAGTAAACTGCCAGCCGCCCCTGGCCTGGTCAGGAACGTGGCCGGGCAGTGCCCTGATTGCGGCGGTCTGCTGGTCTACCAGGAAGGCTGCTTCATTTGCCCCGGCTGCGGTTATACCAAGTGTTAGTAGAAGGAGTTGAAATATGCCTGATAAAACAGAACGGGTGATGATATTCATCGATGGCAGCAACCTGTACCATTCCCTGAAGGCTTATTTTCACAGAACTGATATTGACATCGGCAAGTTCGCCATGAAACTCCTGGGAAAGCGCCGTCTGATACGGATTTACTATTATAATGCCCGGGTGGGGCAGAAAGAGGAGCCGGAACGCTACCGGAACCAGAAGGCCTTCTTTGACAGCGTCAGTGCTATCCCCTATTGCGAATTGCGTTTGGGGCGCCTGGTTTACATGAACTGGCCCAATGCCCCGCCTTATGAAAAAGGGGTTGACATCCAGTTGACCACAGACCTGCTTACCCACAGCTTTAAGAATAATTATGATGAGGCTATCCTTGTTGCCGGGGATAGCGATTATGTAGGCGCCCTGCAGGCGGTCAAAGATAATGGTAAAAATGTGGAAGTAGCGTTGTTCGGCAAGGAGCGCACCTCCCGTCCGCTAAGGGAGGTCGCTGATAAGGTAATAACCATCGACGGGCGTTTCTTAAGGGGCTGCTGGAAAGTAGCTGGTATGCTTAAGTAAAAATCAAAGGCCGTTCGGGACACATTCTCTGTCCGTGAGGGCGGTCTTTGCAGAATTGTCTATCTGTCCCCTGTGCATTGTTCGTTTTGCTTGCGGAATGCCTATTTTGCTCGATTTTTCAATATTCATCTTGTTTTCCTTGATATTTATTTCATTGTAACCTATATTCTAACATTAATAGTGCGAATTGCTATTTCAATATTGCCACATCAGGGAACCGGAATGCTGTACGATACCACTTTCCGGTTGAAATGACAGGATAGAACTCCCTGTCCTGAATCCCCCCTGATAATCAAGCCAGGTAGCAGACTGAACTATTAACAAAAAAGAGTAGCAAAGGGGGAATTATCCCTTAGAAGGAGGAAAAAGGATGAAAAGGGAAACCGTCTGGTTGATGGTGAGTTGCATGGTAGTATTATCCATGGTGCTTTCAGCCTGCGCCCCGGCAGCCCCGACGACGCCAACTTCACCGGCAACACCAACCGCACCGACTACACCGGTTACGCCGACGACGCCAGCTACATCAACGACCCCGACAACACCAACGACGCCCGGTGTTGAGATGGTACAGGACTCGTTGGGTAGAACAGTAGAAAAGCCCCGCTACGGCGGTACATTTACTATTGCCCTCGACCAGGACACGCGGAATCTTGATGCGACCCTTGAACATCCTTATAACACCGAGACACTCACACTCACCCATGAGAGATTCACCATCGGAGACTTTCTCAAGGGACCCCTAGGTACCGAGGAAGTAAGCTGGTGGGGTAGCGTAGACATAGTGGAATTCTATGTTGGTAAACTGGCAGAAAGCTGGGAATTTGTTGACAATGAGACCCTTGTATTTAATATCCGAAAGGGGATACACTGGGCACTTGACCCCGGCAATGAAGCCAGTCGGTTAGTAGCGGGGAGAGAGTTAACCGCCGACGATGTTGTCTTTGCTCTTGAGCGCATGTACCGGCATCCCAAAAGCTGGGCATTACCCAGGACCCATGAGGAAGAAAGGCCTGTATCAATAACAGCCCCGGACAAATATGCCGTTGTTCTGAAGAGCAAGCCGGGGCTGGAAAGCGGGGCCTACCTCATGGCGGAACTGCCTTTAGGTATGTTTCAGATGACCAATCCTCCGGAAACATACCAGAAATATGGAGATGATGTCATGAAGGACTGGAGGAACCATGTTGGCACCGGCCCGTTCATGATAACAGACTATCTGCCGGGAAGCGCGGCCACCTTTATCAGAAACCCCAATTACTGGGGCAAGCACCCCCTCTTCCCGGAGGACACCATGCCCTATATAGACGGTGTAAAGTTCCTGATTATTCCGGACCTGTCCACACGTATGGCGGCATTACGGACAGCCAAGATTGACCATAGCGGAGGTGGTAAGAGTCCCGTTCCTCTGGAACAGGCAGAACCCCTGCTGAGGACAACGCCGATAGAGGCGATGCCGATTATCATCAGGAGTCCCGAGGCCCTGCGTTTTAAGGTGAATGACCCCGCTCTACCTTCTTACGATGTGCGGGTCAGGCAGGCAATCGCCTTGGCGATAGACCAGCCGACGATAATGCAGGATATGTACGGCGGCAGGTCCACGCTGCCCAATTATCCTATTATGCCGAACCTGGAATACATGGGGATGCATACTTCGCTTGAAGAACTGCCAGCCAGTGTCAGAGAGCTTTTTGAGTACCACCCGGACAAGGCAAAACAGCTTCTGACTGAGGCTGGCTATCCCAACGGGCTTAAGATAGAAGTAGTAACTATGGCACCATACGTCGATAACTTGTCAGTGCTCAAAGACCAGTTGTCCAAGGTGGGTGTTGAACTGGTAATCGATGTTAAGGAACGGGGAGTATTCCTTTCTCTGACACAGGCCAGGAACCAGAATAATGCCGCTTTTACTACCGTAACCAGCATTTCGCCCTTTGCTTTTCAGTACTTCGCGCCCGATGATTTGCCAAACATAAATGGCATTAACGACCCGGTAGCAAACGAGGCCTGGGAAAAGTTTAAACCACTCGCGATATCAGATAGACCCGCGGCTGAAGCGATACTTAAGCCCTTCTTCGCGTATGCTCTGGAGCAAGCCTGGAACATCGAGTTCCCGGCGCCACATTCCTTCTACATGTGGTGGCCGTGGGTAAAACTGCACAATGGAGATGTCAGTCTCGGCAGAAGTA of the Dehalococcoidales bacterium genome contains:
- a CDS encoding NYN domain-containing protein, encoding MPDKTERVMIFIDGSNLYHSLKAYFHRTDIDIGKFAMKLLGKRRLIRIYYYNARVGQKEEPERYRNQKAFFDSVSAIPYCELRLGRLVYMNWPNAPPYEKGVDIQLTTDLLTHSFKNNYDEAILVAGDSDYVGALQAVKDNGKNVEVALFGKERTSRPLREVADKVITIDGRFLRGCWKVAGMLK
- a CDS encoding ABC transporter substrate-binding protein; this translates as MKRETVWLMVSCMVVLSMVLSACAPAAPTTPTSPATPTAPTTPVTPTTPATSTTPTTPTTPGVEMVQDSLGRTVEKPRYGGTFTIALDQDTRNLDATLEHPYNTETLTLTHERFTIGDFLKGPLGTEEVSWWGSVDIVEFYVGKLAESWEFVDNETLVFNIRKGIHWALDPGNEASRLVAGRELTADDVVFALERMYRHPKSWALPRTHEEERPVSITAPDKYAVVLKSKPGLESGAYLMAELPLGMFQMTNPPETYQKYGDDVMKDWRNHVGTGPFMITDYLPGSAATFIRNPNYWGKHPLFPEDTMPYIDGVKFLIIPDLSTRMAALRTAKIDHSGGGKSPVPLEQAEPLLRTTPIEAMPIIIRSPEALRFKVNDPALPSYDVRVRQAIALAIDQPTIMQDMYGGRSTLPNYPIMPNLEYMGMHTSLEELPASVRELFEYHPDKAKQLLTEAGYPNGLKIEVVTMAPYVDNLSVLKDQLSKVGVELVIDVKERGVFLSLTQARNQNNAAFTTVTSISPFAFQYFAPDDLPNINGINDPVANEAWEKFKPLAISDRPAAEAILKPFFAYALEQAWNIEFPAPHSFYMWWPWVKLHNGDVSLGRSTNHHFIQYIWIDQELKKSMGY